In Phaseolus vulgaris cultivar G19833 chromosome 7, P. vulgaris v2.0, whole genome shotgun sequence, the genomic stretch ttttttttggtgtGAAGTGGTtggtataaattatttattttaccaCGACAATTGAAAATCGTGTTCGTGAAAATTGAAGATTCAATATCATTTCCTTGTTTGTGAGATTTTACATCTGAattcttattttattcaattttaagtCTCCACTTCGAAATCAAaagatttcttttttaatttataataacatCATTTCTTCTTTTTACTGTAAAAAACAgaatattttctcttttactAACATTAGAAAAGAATCAAAATTTCGGATTCAATGTGGAAATATTTAGTATTAATAAAACCTTTCTTGAATGAGAATAAATTAGCAAACTTACTCATCTATGAAAATTGATATACAAAATCAGAATCCACTACTACTAAACTAAACGACAAACTAACTATTGAAATTATGATTAGATGAATCTACATGcaataacataaatttaaacACTGTTTTTAAATCAACAACTATaatttctcattttattttctaaaacgAATCTATGGTATAATCACAAGTGTTGTGATTTTCCATTTTTCAACCTCTTTCGTTATCCACTATGTTGCACATTTATGGTTATTCACTGACCTACAAAGTTTGTCTGTCAAACACTTCTTCGGAAATCAATCTGTGTCATGCTTAGAACATTCATATTTAAAATGCAGGATTGAATAAAGTGTAGCTGGAGATGTTAAAAGTAAGATTAACATTATAGTCTGAATCATTGAATTGTAACTGTTCACAGTGCTTTTTGTTCTTGAACTGTTGAAGTCTTGCAAGTTGAAGCAACCAAAGATTTGAATCATAAAATGGCAGGTGCGTATtctgaaagaaagaaagttgaTTAAAAATAGTACCAAAAGAGGAATAGTCCAATCTAACCAATGCAGACTGCCATTGATACACAGCATCCTATGCTGACCCTTCTTCATTATCAACAGTAGAAGACACAAAGTCCACAACTTTCGTTCCAGTTTAGTGGAGATGTTAGGTGGGAAGAAGACACTAATCAGTAATCACGTTTATGGCCATGTCCACAATTTCAGACAGGTAAGTACTTAGTGCTCCATTCTGTCCTGCAGTCAACACTGTTTCCTTCTGAAGCAACCAAAAACCATGTAACAAgtaacaacaacaaaacaataaataataataacaataagtGCTTCTAACTCATAAGTCACCAAGTTCCAATAGAAGGGGTGGGGTACCCCACAGAACGCGCTTAGAAGACTCTATCTCACAACTGAAATCTCACACAACCAATACGTGACTTTTCCACTCATCCCCAATTTGAaccataatataataatttgacCATGACTCACTTTTCTTTTTCCAACCACTGCCAACTTGGTCcacttttttcttctcttctctcttcttTAGTCCTTACacttcaccttttcttttccttcctcTTTCTAAAGTCTGCCTCTTTCTTTCTTACTTTCTCTCACTCAACAAAAAAATTGCTCACAAAGGAGGAATAATGGCACCTTTCATTTCCCTCTCTTTGTTGTTTCTCTTTCTCCATTACCCCCTGCTATCCCTCTCAACCAACCCTGAAGGTATGCCCTACTGCTTCCTTTTTCTCAGTTGTGGATGCTCAATTTGGTTTCTCAAGAGTTAATGGCAGCTGGGGAACTTAATGTTCAAAGCTTTTCTTATGGCTGGATCATTTGCTGTTTTGTTTCAATTGTTTggttttccttcttttttttttaatttttgctttgGGAATTGAAATACTTAAATGCATATTGTGTTTCCAAAACTACCAATTTTCTTTGGCTTCTTCTGAGCTAGAAAACAGACTTGGTTTGGTCTTAATAGCTTGATTTGATCCAAATTATTGCGTAGGGAATGCTCTGCATGCTTTGAGAAGCAGGCTTTCTGATCCCAACAATGTGTTGCAGAGTTGGGACCCAACACTGGTTAATCCCTGTACTTGGTTCCATGTTACCTGTGATTCCAACAATCATGTGATTCGCTTGTAAGAATGCCTTtgtccttttcttttctttctgttAGTTTATTCCAGAGATGTagcttcttttttcttttacctGTGACTCCAACCatcatgtttttttcttttttctttttgagtcTCTTGGTTGCAGTAACTGGGTTGGGGCTTTCTAATAAGTTGTATTATCTTTGGATTTCAGAGACTTGGGCAACTCTAACGTTTCTGGGATTCTGGGCCCAGAACTTGGCCAGCTACAGCATCTTCAGTACTTGTATGGTCTTCTTCCCTTGCCCGTTACAGCTCAGGAGTTCAGAAGCTAGCTCCTATTTGATCTgttgtttgatttaaaaacATGTGCCATCTGACATTTTTCAAACAGTGCaattgaacaagttaatttttggattttattttGTGCCAGTTTAGATTATTTTTGTCCAAGGCTAGAGAGTTAGGATAGTAACAAATTGTGGACTATTCTTGAAGTTTAATCACGTCCTGCACATGTTTGCAGAATATTTGTAGAAAATAACCACTTTGATGCCTAATTTCTCTCTAGAAACTGATAAAATCaaaccattttttctttaaactaAACTATGCCAAACGCAAGCAGTGGCACATATTTTTGCCTAACCCAATATGCATttaaagtgttgtttttttcttGTGGGGTGGAGATTAGTTTTGCAAAAAACTGATGAGAGATTTTGAAATTCTTGATTACAGGGAGCTCTACAGAAATGACTTAACAGGAAAGATTCCTGAGGAACTTGGTAACTTGAAGTCACTAATTAGCATGGATTTGTATGATAACAAGTTGGAGGGGAAGATTCCAAAGTCCTTCGGAAAGTTGAAATCACTTAAGTTCCTGTAAGTGTTGCTAAAAACTTGTTGACCTTTTGTTCTTGATTCGTGTTTTTTCACTGATGTATAAATTGCTGGCTGTTATACTCACTCATTTTTGCTTTGATGAATTAGGCGGCTAAACAGCAACAAGTTGACAGGATCCATCCCAAGAGAACTCACTCATCTCACTGATCTCAAAATCCTGTGAGTTTTCTTTTCATCTTGTTTTCTATTCTTGTTCTTTTACTTACTTCTGTGATTAGTTTATCAGCTAATTTTGAACCCCAATTTTTACAGTGATGTTTCTGATAACGACCTCTGTGGAACAATACCAGTAGACGGCAACTTCGAATCTTTCCCAATGGAAAGGTATACCAACTCTATTTCATTGTCATCCCACATTCTTAACAAACTAGAAATGGCTTACCAACTCAAACATGTTTTGATAGATAGACAAGGTTTAGTCATTTAGAACTCACAACATATTTTCTTGCACCAAGCATGTATAAACGCCAATGCCAAGACTCCTAATCATGGTCATTCTTCTGTTAGATACTTAGATTCAAACATGAAAAACCAGAAAACATCAAGAGCTAGCTTTCTTGCACTTcatttgtataattttaatGAAGCTGTATACCTAATTATACTTCCTGAGAAGTGAGTTAAAACCTAACACATCTTTATAAAACTAGTTAGTATGGTGAAGTTTGCACTCTAATTATGTATTACAATTATGATCTCACTAGTATCATAGTATCATTAGGCACATTCCCTAGGTTATTCCTCTGGAGATTAGATGATCATATTTCAATATTTGACATGCATGCATGAGATCTAATTGATTTGAATGAGATATCCAAAAGATAAAATACATTTTGCAAATGTGAAGGCACAAAATCTTCACTTTTAAATGTGAAGCAGGAATAGTTTTGATTTCAACAGCAATCTAGTTGATGTAGTATTTACCAAATATTTCTCCTACTATTGTTTCAGTTTTGAAAACAACAGTTTTAGTGGTCCTGAACTGAAAGGACTTGTTCCATATGATTTTGGATGCTGAAGAAAGATAAAGTCGCAATGAAGAGGCTTAGTTTATGTAGGGAGGGAGTATCAGAAAGGGAAAGGGTGGTGTTATTTGCCCATCAAAATTTCCTCACCATTTTTACACTTTTTAGTTGGGAAAAAGTTGAAATCTatgcttttcttattttattataaaaagaagTGATGTAAGAACATTTGTGTGTAAATAACATACATTATTAATGTTGTATGCTTGACCCGAATATCAATCTAAAAATGTCAGATTTCTTATGACATATTTGCATGGCGTTTTGTAGTAAGATGTGTGTAATAAGTGAAACTAAAATACCTCTCACAGCTACACTGAtaaagattattatttttttaatggaagaaactcatgaagattctaaaccataaaaaaacattctaaaattaaataatttttttggataaaatattttaaatctacTAAAATTTCCATAAGGACATTCCAAAATGGTTAAGGTTTCTGATCAAATCTATTAATATTTTCTCAACATTCAGGACACATAATACATTGCAAATAAAGACTCAATtgtaataaatcaaaagtaaaGTAATTTACACAAATAAGTAACAATCTTTCAGagcttttaaaataaattacttgtTAATCATTGAAAATTTTAAGACTTTAATCCTAGAAGGAATAACcgaaaaattactttaaataaaaataaaatgattctTGTAAAATTGTGAGTTCAAGGTGAAATTGTGGGGTGCATAAAGAAGAAGCCCTGATCCATAGGCTACATAACAACATTAGTCACTCCACTTGTATGAGTTAACATGCCAAAGGATAAATTTAATCATGTTAGGAAATATGTTATTTGATTCATAATTATCAcataactaaattatatttaacacatcaatatcaaaattatattttacaatgaCCAAAAATTTATAGTGATACAGAATGACCAAAATCAAACTTAAAATGAacaactatttttaaattaatggcACTCTTCTCATTAATACACTATTATTAATGTAAAACAGTTTTAATGTAGTAcagtattatttttaaattgaaaaactcAGTTACTGTAATAATGTGTGGTGTATTTGTTATTGTCTGAACTTTCTTCAAAGAGAGAAAGAGCATAGCCACAAATTATAGTTAATCATCTTAATTAATTTAGGGATTAtggaaaaataatttgaaattaagctaaaaataattatgatattatcatatttaaaaattgtataaGAAGATTGTTTCCTACACGTCATACTAGTTTTAGTAAAAAATCCAATATTTCAACTTTTCAACCCTAttattcaaaatcaatttttcagAAATATTAAACAACGTGTTAGGTTAGACATATACGTGTCACTCAAAGAAATGACATGTTACATAGATGGCACGAAACTAACACGGCAACCTGAACCGACAtgcttaaataatttttctgttgttttttaatagtaatattttttaattaaacaaattcaaattcaaattcagaaCTTCATTCAAATCATTCAAAAGTTAAACACCTgttaacataataaaattaatacttTGGAGTCAAATTTCCAAAATCATTTCATAAGAAACATTATTTGTCAAAACATGCTTATATCACTTTGATTACTAATTTTCagaatttgttattttaaatttgataaaattttgattacagaattttccaattttttattttttaatttactgttaatataatatttaattattaatgtaaataagtaattgaaaaattgaaagaccaaatttataattataattttatagaatataaaattatgcttttacaaaaatataaggACTAAAAAGTGGATTTAGTTCTTTTTAATGTTAGtaaatgaattataattttccaattaaatagttagatttttttcttaaaatgaaaatcttattttaaaatagttatatcAAATGCATGAATTCATGAACGAAAATTATGTCAATTTCATCATTAATTCATAAGTTTTTAAATACTTTCATAGAAATTTTCGTAGTCTGTGCGATGAATAACAATTGTCATAGAAAACTAATTAAATTGAACAAAttggttgaaaaaaaaaatacaaatttttgacaaaaaaaaaaaacaaaaactgtGTTAGGCACGGATTCTGGAGGTTGATGAAGAAGAGAGTTGGCTGGCTTTTGCATTTACATTGAACTGAACAAGTTGGGGGTTTAAAGAGCCAAACcccttttcctttttccttttctgactTACGGAACATAACCATACACCACAAAATTCCCATGAACTGGGAAGTTTGACAACTGAAACCA encodes the following:
- the LOC137828367 gene encoding leucine-rich repeat protein 2-like; the encoded protein is MAPFISLSLLFLFLHYPLLSLSTNPEGNALHALRSRLSDPNNVLQSWDPTLVNPCTWFHVTCDSNNHVIRLDLGNSNVSGILGPELGQLQHLQYLELYRNDLTGKIPEELGNLKSLISMDLYDNKLEGKIPKSFGKLKSLKFLRLNSNKLTGSIPRELTHLTDLKILDVSDNDLCGTIPVDGNFESFPMESFENNSFSGPELKGLVPYDFGC